In the Brassica napus cultivar Da-Ae chromosome A7, Da-Ae, whole genome shotgun sequence genome, one interval contains:
- the LOC125576698 gene encoding uncharacterized protein LOC125576698: MQNPWRVPSPASVVSPLMSTADESPPPLLPPDPPNPASDLSPVFFPPLSATSPSTKTRSKTVHNSTQKGVLVLSSSTAPQTVDVTMTSQDDSASPPHIIQTGPVSGSETLPSDPNGLIFSFGDQIDKILSIPSSNHSSNPLLNPPQNLNPNFSILQNPNPKHSSPLLTNRASAPFLELPVKNQSNPSASAPPENPSQPQMAQTPAQTPLPPRTYPASTPSLVERIRHSEDKTLKRLAPVSLSDTGRPRIMIPDHVFEKGAEIHKDFIVCYYNGKPPPFKQIQSVFNHMWGKGRSLEIHNNPLNRSTLVRIPSAYLRQKILEKCIWYVGDSMFHTAQWTSEHSMSTPPLKAIRIWAHLTGVPLDLRYNAGLSLVAGLIGEPKETDDFTKNLVSLTVSHVKVEVDLTKPLPDIVEFQRQSGEVVEVQVHYPWTPPTCSHCKELGHIIRNCLLFIPPPPADPVPPKKPSNPPPPQKTPRKAASNTTRNPPSSSSSRIRHPPSSTTESLNPQNSSPCPPPPFVPPVTLLPSPAPLLLSPELPRPSLKRSRSSPTFSPSICSNPKPFTPLPSDPVQSLLFSSNPFALLSPGPSNPLLSSNCHLEKFSDPCSSKSHVRELSLMPLMNKICPGWNYASNHASDEDGRIIIIWKDPLTIQILHQSNQSLTCLITIPNKDPIYYTAVYASNLADDRTELWADLLNLHSVFDLQDKVWFVGGDFNQIIHATEHSSSSVSARDYQMYLLQDCFLQAGLFDLRFNGPSHTWKNNQPSMPIAKKLDRQLVNNIVISVFPHATALFLPPSISDHSPCLLDLAYQLPKAGTHPFKFQNYLTKHPGFTQLVLDAWTRAGSGCCSLADLCWKLKTIKTDLKLLNKNNFSKIQERVSETHRLLEIVQVQALETPTTELFQEERDLNDKWLFLRQIEECYFRQKSRINWLREGDLNTAYFFRICQVRASYNAIRSFVTVSGLLITDPLEMSQHAVAHFQAVLGPLHAHRPPITSTTTWFQQLSSFTVSPQQAQLMNAIPTAADIKRVFFKLNPNKAPGPDGLTSGFFKASWEILGEEVVSSIQNFFRTSFLPATANATILSLVPKFPGASTITEYRPISCLNTVYKVLSRLLVAKLKPILQPFILPCQTAFVKDRLLVENTTLASELINGYHKKTCSKRITIKVDIAKAFDTLSWEFLFTCLESLQLPSLYRSWLKACICKTSFMVGYNGTVNGYFKGKRGLRQGDPLSPYLFVMAMNYLSLMLNKAAEANRIKYHPKCNAMKLTHLSFADDLLIFIDGSIESVQCVLQVLRDFELRSGLAVSFQKTSFYSSGLSDQENDAIKASTGMTLGDLPFRYLGVPLNSRKLSLPNCQPLIQQVKGRLSSWSVKTLSFSGRLLLIKTVIAGITTFWCSAFILPKACIKKINSMCNLFLWKGNLDGHHASRVAWDTVTLTKAQGGLGIKDLLTWNKACCLRLIWMLFFREESVWVIWFKEVILKGSIHNYWTVKTSQKHSWLVNKLIKMRPIVYPLIKLKVEDGRSALFWHHNWAPAGCISALETSSNSRLGIPHKATVASLCRNGNWLLPPARTEAALELYAFLTTIQLSTNVDFYVWNLQGNSETKYKTGAVYTYLRGEIEDKGWAKLIWFSRSIPRHSFQAWLVYLNRCPTKDRMIGWGLHVDPMCVLCNSQLESRDHLFFDCPFSYDLWTLIASRCCLRPLRSWGQTVDQLTALVGDKAKRLLSLLAWQATIYWLWTERNGRLHARPFTTTTAMYSAIDRQIRNKVQSFREINPSLSTTMMQRWFSTG, translated from the exons ATGCAGAATCCATGGAGAGTTCCAAGCCCTGCCTCCGTCGTGAGCCCCCTGATGTCCACCGCTGATGAATCCCCCCCTCCCCTGTTACCACCTGACCCTCCTAACCCTGCCTCAGATCTATCTCCCGTGTTTTTCCCACCCCTCTCTGCCACTTCTCCTTCAACTAAAACCAGATCTAAAACTGTCCATAACTCCACTCAAAAAGGTGTTCTGGTCCTGTCTTCTTCTACTGCTCCTCAGACTGTTGATGTCACAATGACTTCTCAAGATGACTCAGCTAGCCCTCCTCATATCATCCAAACTGGTCCTGTTAGTGGATCTGAAACTTTACCTAGTGACCCAAATGGCCTCATTTTCAGTTTTGGGGACCAAATTGATAAAATACTGAGCATCCCTTCCTCTAACCATTCCTCCAATCCACTGCTTAACCCCCCTCAAAACCTGAACCCTAACTTCTCCATCTTgcaaaaccctaaccctaaacacTCCTCGCCTCTTCTTACAAATAGAGCATCTGCCCCCTTCCTCGAACTACCTGTGAAAAATCAATCAAACCCCTCTGCTTCAGCCCCACCTGAAAACCCCTCACAACCTCAAATGGCTCAAACTCCTGCTCAAACTCCTCTACCACCCCGCACCTATCCAGCCTCTACGCCATCTCTAGTGGAAAGAATTCGACACTCTGAGGACAAGACTCTAAAACGGCTAGCCCCTGTTTCCCTATCCGACACTGGCCGCCCTCGAATCATGATCCCAGACCACGTCTTTGAGAAAGGAGCCGAGATACACAAGGATTTCATAGTGTGCTACTACAATGGTAAGCCTCCACCGTTCAAGCAAATCCAGAGTGTGTTTAATCACATGTGGGGGAAAGGAAGAAGTCTAGAAATCCATAACAACCCACTAAACAGATCAACTCTTGTGAGAATTCCAAGTGCTTACCTGAGGCAGAAAATCTTGGAAAAATGCATCTGGTATGTGGGTGATTCCATGTTTCACACTGCCCAATGGACATCCGAGCACTCCATGTCAACGCCTCCTCTAAAAGCCATTCGGATCTGGGCTCATCTCACTGGTGTGCCGCTTGACCTGCGATACAATGCAGGATTAAGTTTAGTGGCAGGTTTGATAGGTGAACCAAAGGAAACTGATGATTTTACCAAAAATCTAGTGAGCCTTACTGTGTCGCATGTGAAAGTTGAAGTGGACCTCACGAAACCTCTTCCTGATATTGTGGAATTTCAGAGGCAAAGTGGTGAGGTTGTAGAAGTTCAAGTCCACTACCCTTGGACGCCTCCTACTTGCTCCCACTGCAAAGAATTGGGGCATATAATTAGAAATTGCCTTCTTTTCATCCCGCCACCTCCCGCTGATCCTGTCCCTCCTAAGAAGCCTTCAAACCCTCCTCCTCCACAAAAAACTCCTCGCAAGGCTGCTTCAAATACCACCCGAAACCCTCCCTCTAGCTCCTCCTCTCGTATAAGACACCCCCCATCATCTACAACTGAATCTTTAAACCCACAAAATTCTTCCCCTTGTCCTCCCCCTCCTTTTGTTCCGCCTGTCACCTTACTTCCTTCACCAGCTCCACTCTTACTCTCCCCTGAATTACCTAGGCCCTCTCTAAAGCGCTCTCGCTCCTCTCCCACTTTTTCCCCTTCCATTTGCTCAAACCCCAAACCTTTCACCCCTCTTCCTTCTGACCCTGTTCAATCCCTTTTATTCTCCTCTAACCCTTTTGCCTTGCTGTCTCCTGGTCCTTCAAACCCTTTATTATCTTCTAACTGCCATTTGGAAAAATTTTCTGATCCTTGCTCTTCAA AATCTCATGTTAGAGAACTCTCTCTGATGCCTTTGATGAATAAGATCTGCCCAGGCTGGAATTATGCCTCCAATCATGCTTCTGATGAAGATGGCCGGATCATTATTATCTGGAAAGATCCCCTTACCATCCAAATTCTCCATCAGAGTAACCAAAGCCTAACTTGCCTGATTACAATCCCAAACAAAGATCCTATATACTACACTGCTGTATATGCTTCCAATCTGGCGGATGATCGCACTGAACTGTGGGCTGATCTGCTCAATCTCCACTCGGTTTTTGACTTGCAAGACAAGGTCTGGTTTGTGGGAGGTGACTTCAATCAAATAATCCATGCCACAGAGCACTCCTCCAGTTCAGTATCTGCTCGTGACTACCAGATGTACCTGCTGCAGGACTGTTTCCTTCAAGCAGGTCTTTTTGATCTTCGGTTTAATGGTCCCTCGCACACATGGAAAAACAATCAGCCCTCTATGCCAATCGCCAAAAAGCTAGACAGACAGCTGGTAAATAACATTGTTATCTCTGTCTTCCCTCATGCCACAGCACTATTCCTTCCACCCTCTATCTCTGACCATTCGCCCTGCCTCCTTGACCTAGCCTACCAATTACCTAAAGCCGGTACTCACCCTTTTAAATTCCAAAATTACCTCACAAAACACCCGGGATTCACTCAGCTGGTTTTGGACGCGTGGACTCGCGCTGGAAGTGGATGCTGCTCTCTTGCTGACCTGTGCTGGAAGCTTAAGACCATCAAAACAGATTTGAAACTcctaaacaaaaacaatttctCAAAAATTCAAGAAAGGGTTTCAGAAACTCACCGTTTGTTGGAAATTGTGCAGGTACAAGCCTTAGAGACGCCTACTACTGAGTTGTTCCAGGAAGAGAGAGACTTGAATGACAAATGGCTATTCCTACGACAAATTGAGGAATGCTATTTCAGACAGAAATCTAGAATTAACTGGTTGAGGGAAGGGGATCTAAATACCGCTTATTTCTTCAGGATCTGTCAGGTCAGGGCCAGCTACAACGCCATTCGCTCCTTCGTAACGGTGTCCGGTTTACTGATCACTGATCCACTAGAAATGAGTCAACACGCTGTGGCTCATTTCCAAGCTGTTCTTGGCCCTCTACACGCTCACAGACCACCAATTACCTCTACAACTACCTGGTTTCAGCAACTCTCCTCCTTCACAGTCTCACCTCAACAAGCTCAACTCATGAATGCAATACCAACTGCTGCGGATATAAAGCGCGTATTCTTCAAACTCAACCCAAATAAGGCGCCGGGTCCAGATGGTCTGACCTCGGGCTTCTTCAAAGCATCATGGGAAATATTAGGAGAGGAGGTGGTGAGCTCTATTCAGAACTTCTTCAGAACCTCTTTTTTGCCTGCAACAGCGAATGCCACAATCTTATCACTCGTTCCGAAATTCCCTGGTGCCTCCACAATCACAGAGTATCGTCCTATCTCCTGCCTGAACACTGTCTATAAGGTGCTTTCTCGCCTCCTGGTGGCAAAATTAAAACCAATCTTGCAGCCTTTCATCCTCCCCTGCCAGACTGCGTTTGTAAAAGATAGATTATTGGTGGAGAACACAACGCTGGCAAGTGAGCTGATAAATGGTTACCATAAGAAGACTTGTAGCAAACGCATAACTATCAAAGTAGACATTGCAAAAGCTTTTGACACTCTGTCATGGGAGTTCCTGTTTACCTGTTTAGAGAGTCTGCAGCTTCCAAGCTTGTACCGGTCCTGGCTGAAGGCTTGTATCTGCAAAACAAGTTTTATGGTTGGTTATAATGGCACGGTGAATGGTTATTTCAAAGGGAAGAGAGGACTAAGGCAAGGCGACCCACTATCACCTTACTTGTTTGTTATGGCTATGAACTACTTGTCTCTCATGCTAAACAAAGCGGCtgaagcaaatagaatcaagtACCATCCAAAGTGTAATGCCATGAAGCTTACTCACCTGTCGTTTGCAGACGACTTGCTCATCTTCATTGATGGTTCCATCGAATCAGTGCAATGTGTTCTTCAGGTTTTACGTGATTTTGAGCTCCGATCAGGTCTTGCGGTTAGCTTCCAGAAAACTAGTTTCTACTCTTCGGGTTTATCTGACCAGGAGAATGATGCAATCAAAGCTTCTACTGGTATGACGCTAGGTGATCTCCCATTCAGGTATCTAGGAGTTCCCCTCAACTCAAGAAAATTATCATTGCCAAACTGTCAGCCACTGATCCAACAAGTCAAAGGAAGACTATCCTCATGGTCAGTAAAAACTCTCTCCTTCTCGGGCCGTTTACTCCTGATCAAGACGGTCATCGCGGGTATCACAACTTTCTGGTGTTCTGCCTTCATCCTCCCTAAGGCCTGCATAAAAAAGATAAACTCCATGTGTAATCTGTTCCTCTGGAAAGGAAACTTGGACGGTCACCACGCTTCAAGGGTGGCATGGGACACTGTTACGTTAACTAAAGCGCAGGGAGGGTTAGGAATCAAAGACCTACTAACCTGGAACAAGGCTTGCTGTTTGCGACTCATCTGGATGCTTTTCTTCAGGGAGGAATCAGTTTGGGTGATATGGTTTAAGGAGGTTATCCTTAAAGGATCAATACATAACTACTGGACTGTCAAGACAAGTCAAAAACACTCGTGGCTggtaaataaattgataaagaTGAGGCCGATCGTCTACCCTCTGATAAAGTTGAAAGTGGAGGATGGTCGCTCTGCTCTATTCTGGCACCACAATTGGGCTCCTGCAGGTTGTATTTCCGCTCTCGAAACCTCCTCAAACTCAAGACTAGGGATTCCGCACAAAGCAACTGTGGCTTCGCTTTGTAGAAATGGGAACTGGTTGCTTCCGCCTGCGAGAACAGAAGCAGCGTTAGAACTCTATGCCTTCTTAACCACAATCCAGCTTTCTACAAATGTTGATTTCTATGTGTGGAATCTTCAGGGGAACAgtgaaacaaaatacaaaactgGAGCAGTATATACTTACTTGAGAGGTGAGATTGAAGATAAAGGTTGGGCAAAGCTGATATGGTTCTCGCGCTCTATACCGCGCCACTCCTTCCAGGCGTGGCTAGTCTACCTGAATCGTTGCCCTACTAAAGATAGGATGATAGGTTGGGGCCTTCATGTTGATCCGATGTGTGTGCTTTGCAACTCGCAATTGGAATCTAGGGATCATCTGTTCTTCGATTGTCCATTCAGCTATGATCTATGGACTTTGATCGCGTCTAGGTGTTGTCTTCGACCTCTCCGATCTTGGGGTCAGACGGTGGATCAGTTGACGGCTTTGGTGGGTGATAAAGCAAAGCGCTTGCTCTCTCTTCTAGCCTGGCAAGCCACCATTTACTGGCTCTGGACTGAAAGAAATGGGAGATTGCATGCCAGACCTTTTACAACGACAACTGCGATGTACTCTGCGATTGATCGTCAAATCAGGAATAAAGTTCAGAGCTTCAGAGAAATCAACCCCTCTCTCTCGACCACGATGATGCAGCGATGGTTCTCCACGGGATGA
- the LOC106357606 gene encoding U-box domain-containing protein 34, which produces MVEMLTQKGREMSSGGGGGPKADEGELYVAVAVKGIIGDKLGGAGSRRAVRWAVDNLLPKADRFVMIHVIPPISTIPTPNGERLPLEEVEERLVEMYVRDVKQEFETVFVPFLKMCKSNRTKCQVETLLIEYDDPAKALLRFIYKSGVNSLVMGSFNSNIFTRRAKSPGVPLTVLTYAPETCEVYIVCRDRITTKSMDPLINAAPCTSPKAAATARRFLKDGAASFHTVQTQTSSVPGESIEVGTRRSASAKELRLEALSLAIREPETPQSSKASSATVQDVIRRRGGSDIPQLNYSDFDETSEQKSSIENIVKEQRDSSPPPATSRKSKKVEIEAEVERLKKELQNTVVKYKQACEELFSTQNKVQVMSSECSKDARRVNNAVEKEVLHRKTAALEKERHMKAIKEVEAAKALLAREYCQRQIAEVNALKNYLEKKKVIDQLLGTDQRYRKYTIEEIFIATEGFSPEKVIGEGGYGKVYRCSLDSTPAAVKVVRLDTPEKKQEFLKEVEVLSQLRHPHVVLLLGACPENGCLVYEYLENGSLEEYIFHQKNKPPLPWFIRFRVIFEVACGLAFLHSSKPEPIVHRDLKPGNILLNRNYVSKIADVGLAKLVTDVAPDNVTMYRHSVLAGTLHYIDPEYHRTGTIRLKSDLYAFGIIILQLLTARQPNGLVHAVENAVNKGTLTEMLDKSVTDWPLAETEELARIGLKCAEFRCRDRPDLKEEVIPVLKRLVETANSKIKKERSNLRAPSHYFCPILREIMEEPEIAADGFTYEKKAILAWLEKHNISPVTRQKLDHFKLTPNNTLRSAIHDWKSRVRFSNAVVNITG; this is translated from the exons ATGGTGGAAATGTTGACGCAAAAGGGTCGAGAGATGAgcagcggtggtggtggtggtccaAAGGCAGATGAGGGTGAGTTGTATGTGGCGGTGGCCGTGAAGGGTATCATCGGAGATAAGTTGGGAGGAGCAGGAAGCCGCCGCGCAGTACGGTGGGCCGTCGATAACCTTTTACCTAAGGCTGATCGGTTTGTGATGATCCATGTCATCCCACCCATTAGTACTATCCCTACCCCTA ACGGAGAGAGATTGCCCCTGGAGGAAGTGGAGGAGAGATTGGTGGAAATGTATGTGAGAGACGTGAAACAAGAATTTGAAACAGTCTTCGTTCCCTTCTTGAAAATGTGCAAGAGTAATCGTACCAAG TGTCAGGTAgagactctcttgatagagtaTGATGATCCTGCAAAAGCGCTTCTACGATTCATATACAAATCAGGAGTTAACAGTTTGGTTATGGGATCATTTAATTCAAACATATTCACACG GAGAGCAAAAAGTCCAGGAGTGCCATTGACTGTCTTAACATACGCTCCCGAAACATGTGAAGTATACATTGTATGCAGAGACAGAATCACTACAAAATCTATGGATCCACTAATCAATGCAg CGCCGTGCACAAGTCCAAAAGCAGCTGCGACCGCCCGGCGTTTCCTGAAAGACGGGGCGGCTAGCTTCCACACTGTACAGACTCAAACTTCATCTGTTCCTGGAGAATCAATag AGGTAGGCACAAGGAGGTCAGCATCGGCTAAAGAGTTGAGATTGGAGGCATTAAGCCTCGCTATTAGGGAACCGGAAACACCTCAAAGTAGCAAGGCTTCTAGTGCAACAGTTCAAGATGTTATAAGGCGCCGTGGAGGATCAGATATTCCACAGCTAAATTACTCAGATTTTGATGAAACATCGGAACAAAAGTCAAGTATTGAGAACATTGTCAAGGAACAAAGAGACTCTAGTCCGCCACCCGCAACATCTAGAAAATCCAAGAAG GTTGAGATTGAAGCAGAGGTAGAGCGTTTGAAAAAAGAGTTACAAAATACAGTTGTTAAATATAAACAAGCTTGTGAAGAGCTTTTCTCCACACAAAACAAG GTTCAAGTAATGTCGTCTGAATGTTCCAAGGACGCTAGAAGAGTGAACAATGCTGTGGAGAAAGAAGTGCTGCACAGAAAAACCGCGGCGCTGGAGAAAGAGCGGCACATGAAAGCGATTAAAGAGGTAGAAGCAGCGAAAGCGTTACTTGCGAGAGAGTACTGTCAGCGACAAATCGCGGAGGTTAATGCTTTAAAGAATtacttggagaagaagaaagtgattGACCAGCTTTTAGGGACGGATCAACGGTACAGGAAGTACACAATCGAAGAGATTTTTATAGCCACCGAAGGATTCTCGCCGGAGAAAGTGATCGGAGAAGGAGGATACGGTAAAGTTTACCGGTGTAGCCTTGATAGTACTCCAGCGGCTGTTAAAGTTGTCCGGCTAGATACGCCGGAGAAGAAACAAGAGTTCTTGAAAGAG GTTGAGGTTCTGAGCCAGCTCCGACACCCACACGTGGTTCTTCTCCTAGGAGCTTGTCCGGAGAATGGTTGTCTGGTTTACGAGTATTTGGAAAATGGAAGCCTCGAGGAATACATATTTCACCAGAAAAATAAACCGCCTTTGCCTTGGTTTATCCGGTTTAGGGTTATTTTCGAGGTAGCTTGCGGTTTAGCCTTCTTACACAGTTCTAAACCGGAACCGATTGTTCACCGTGATCTAAAACCGGGAAACATCTTGTTGAACCGGAACTACGTGAGCAAAATCGCAGACGTCGGTTTAGCCAAGCTGGTTACGGATGTTGCACCTGATAATGTAACAATGTACCGGCACTCGGTTCTTGCTGGTACATTGCATTACATTGACCCGGAGTACCATCGTACCGGAACGATTAGACTCAAGTCGGATCTTTATGCGTTCGGGATAATCATTCTTCAACTGTTGACGGCTCGTCAGCCAAACGGGCTTGTACATGCCGTCGAAAATGCGGTTAATAAAGGAACACTAACCGAAATGCTAGACAAATCGGTTACAGATTGGCCTTTGGCAGAAACCGAGGAGTTGGCACGGATTGGTTTAAAATGTGCGGAGTTTCGGTGCCGAGATAGACCGGATCTTAAAGAAGAGGTTATACCGGTTTTGAAACGACTTGTAGAGACTGCAAATTCAAAGATAAAGAAAGAACGAAGCAATTTACGTGCACCAAGTCATTACTTTTGTCCCATCTTACGA GAGATAATGGAGGAGCCAGAGATTGCAGCTGATGGATTCACGTATGAGAAGAAAGCGATCTTAGCGTGGCTTGAGAAACACAACATTTCACCAGTAACACGACAAAAGCTCGACCACTTCAAGCTCACACCAAACAATACACTCCGGTCTGCTATTCACGATTGGAAATCAAGAGTCCGGTTTTCTAATGCCGTTGTTAATATAACAGGTTGA